A window of Kocuria sp. TGY1127_2 genomic DNA:
GTGAAGCATCGGCGTCGACCATTGAGGCCCTCGCCGCCGGCAACCGGGTCTACGAAGATCGTTTCGGCCACGTGTTCCTGATTCGCGCCGCAGGTCGCTCGCACGAAGAAATCCTCTCTGAACTCCATCGGCGCCTGAACAACTCCCCCAAAGCTGAGCGCACGGAAGTCGCCGAGCAACTGCGTGATATCGCCGCCCTGCGCATCGAAGGAATACTGTCATGAGCTTCATTTCCGCCCACGTCCTCGACTCCGTCCACGGCTGCCCGGCCGCCGGTATCGCTGTGACGCTCCTCGAGGGCTCCGGCGAGAAGATCGCCACAGCAACCACGAACGAGGACGGCCGAGTCAACGACCTCGGCCCAGAGACCCTGGAGTCCGGCCATTACCGGATCATTTTCGCGACCGAACCATACTTCTCCGGGCTGGGCCTGGAGACGTTCTACCCGTTCGTCGCGGTGGATTTCACGGTACAGAAGCAACAGGGGCACTACCACGTGCCTCTCTTGCTCAGTCCGTACGCGTATTCCACATACCGCGGCAGTTGAACCAGGAGCCGACCCCTTGTCGACGATTGCCGATCCACCACACCCAACGAAAATGCAGCAGGAGCTGAACATCATGACCAACGTTGTCCTCGGAAAGAACCAGTACGGCAAGGCCGAGAACCACGTGGTGCGGGTCAACCGCGCCACGGACCGTCACACGCTGCGCGATCTCGTGGTCACCTCCCAATTGAGGGGCGACTTCGAAGCGGTGCACACCGAAGGCGATAATGCCCATTGCGTGGCAACCGATACTCAGAAAAACACAGTATTCGCGCTAGCCCAGAAGCACGACATCAAGAGTCCGGAGGAGTTCCTGAGCACGCTCTCGGACCACTTCACTTCCGGATTCGACTGGGTTTCCGGTGGTCGTTGGGCGGCCGAAGAGCACCTCTGGAATCGGATCAATGATCACGACCACTGCTTCGTTCAGAACAAGGACGAGGTCCGCACCGCGGTCGTCGTCACCGACGGAGAGAAGAAGACCGTGATCTCGGGGTTCAAAGACCTCACCGTGCTCAAGTCGACCGAGTCGGGCTTCGTCGGGTACCCCAAGGACGAATTCACCACGCTCAAGGAGACCGACGACCGCGTTCTGTCCACGGATATCGCAACCCGCTGGCGCTACAACACCACGGAAGTGGACTTCGATGCCACCTACGAGGATGTCAAGAACATCATCCTCGACAAGTTCACCGATCACTATTCTCGCGCCCTGCAAGAGACCTTGTACCTCATGGGCAAGGCCGTGATAGAAGCACACCCGGAGATCGACGAGATCAAGTTCTCCTGCCCCAACAAGCATCATTTCGTCTACGACCTGAGCTTCTGCGGTGAAGAGAACAGCAACGAGACCCACTACGCCGCCGATCGCCCCTACGGGCTGATTGAGGCGACCGTGCAGCGCCAAGGCGCTCCCGAAGACGAGAATGCCTGGTTCGGCATCGCCGGCTTCTGCTGACCCCCGGACCCCAAGCAAAGTCCCCGCCCCTCTCCCCCGAACGACGGGGCGGGGACTCATCGCTCAAGGACCGACACTCAGGAAGGCTAACCCCATGTCGAGCAAGGTCACCGCCGAAGAACGCCCGCGGCCAGAGGACAAATACCTCGGCCTCGGTCCCAGCTTCGGCTATGGATTCCAACACGTATTGACGATGTACGGCGGCATCATTGCCCCGCCGCTGATCGTCGGCGGCGCCGCCGGACTGTCCGGAAGCGAACAGGCCCTACTGGTCGCGTGCTGCCTCTTCATCGGCGGACTGGCAACCCTGCTTCAGTCCTTCGGCATCAAATTCTTCGGATCCCAGTTGCCCCTGGTTCAGGGCACCTCGTTCGCGAGCGTGGCCACCATGACGGCGATCGTGAGCGGCGACGGAGGCATTCAGGCCGTTTTCGGCGCTGTCATGATCTCCGCTTTTATCGGCTTCCTGATCACGCCCTTCTTCGCCCGCATCATCAGGTTCTTCCCACCCGTAGTCACCGGCGTCGTGATCACGACCATCGGGCTGTCCCTGTTCCCTACGGCGGTTCAGTGGGCGATGGGCGGAGCAGACGTCGAGGCAACAGGAGATGCACCAACGATCGTCAAGAATGTATGCCTCGCGGGCGGCACACTTCTGATCATTCTATTGCTCTCCAAGGTGGGCAGTGCAGCAATATCGCGCCTGTCCATTCTTCTGGGCATCGTCCTGGGCACCGTCCTGGCCGTCGTGCTCGGCATGGCCGACTTCTCTGCCATAGGTGACGGCGCGATCTTTGCTTTCCCTCAACCCTTCGCATTCGGCCTTCCGACGTTCGACCTCGCGGCCGTCGTCTCTATGACCATTGTCATGTTGGTGATCCTGACCGAAACCACCGCCGACATTCTTGCGGTGGGTGAAATCGTGAATTCTAAAGTGGACCGTCGGCGAATCGGCGACGGCCTGCGCGCGGATATGGGCGCATCCTTCATCGCCCCCATTTTCAACGGTTTCACGCAGTCGGCCTTTGCCCAGAACGTTGGCCTGGTCGCAATCACCGGCGTGAAATCGCGATTCGTAGTCACAGCCGGAGGCGCGATCATGCTGGTCCTCGGCCTGCTCCCCATCCTGGGGCGAGTGGTCTCAGCGGTTCCCCCGCCCGTCCTGGGCGGCGCAGGAATCGTTCTGTTCGGTACGGTGGCCGCGTCGGGCATCCGCACGCTCAGCACGGTCAAGTACGAGGGCACCTCGAACCTGATCATCGTTTCCGCTTCCCTCGGCGTAGGCCTGCTGCCCGTCGTCAAGCCTGACATCTACAGCGGATTCCCAAGCTGGTTCGAAACCATTTTCCACTCGGGCATCAGCTCGGCTGCCGTCGTCGCCGTTCTGCTGAACCTGCTGTTCAACGAACTCAAGTTCGGAAATCCACCTGCCGGCGAGGGGTCCGTGTTCGCTTCGGCGCCTCCGAGGTACGTCCCCTTCGAAGCCCTCGAACAGCTTCGAGGCCGCCTCCACGAGGGGGACGTCGTCAAGGACGGGAAGATCCTGGACGCGGATGGAAACGAAGTCCCGTGCATCACAGCTTCCGGCCAGGTCGTCGATGCCCCCGCGATGGACAACATCACCGAGGCCGCATCAGAGGAACATTGAGCACAAACGACACAACGACGACGCGGGCCCATTCGGATGCGGGACCGCGTCGTCGTTCTCTTGTGCCCGCACTCAGCCGGCACGTCCGCCAGCCGGCCGACCCCCAGGGCGTCGGCGGACAGGGCCCGTCAGCGAGATTGTGCGAACTGGCTAGAGAGTTCCTGGGCCGCGTCCCGCAGGAGCGGGACGGCTCGCTCTCCGAAATCCCAATCGACTCTGGAAACGGGTCCGGATACGGAAATAGCGGTGGGTGTGGGCGCCTCGGGCAACGCCATCGAAAAGCAGCGGACCCCGATCTCCTGCTCTTCGTCATCGATCGCGTAACCCCGTTCGCGGATCTTGGCCAGATCCGCGAGCAGTTCATCCATGGTGCCGAGACTCTTTTTGGTGGGCGTGGGCATCCCCATCGTCGAAACGATCGAGATCACCTGGGACTCGGGCAGCGTTGCCAAGATGGCCTTGCCGACGCCGGTGTCGTGGGTGTGCGCTCTGCGCCCGACCTCCGTGAACATGCGCATCGAATGCGAGGACTGCGCCTGCCCCACGTATACGACCATGTGTCCGTCCAGCACAGCCATATTGGCGGACTCCCCCAAGCGGTCCACGAGCTTCTTCAGGACCGGCTGGGCGTATGCGCCCAATTGCAAACTCGCGGTGTATCCGAGCCGGATCAGCCCGGGGCCCAGAGCATAACTGCGATTGGGAAGTTGCCGCACGTAACCCAGGTACACCAAGGTCCGGAGCAATCGGTGGATCGTCGGCAGAGGCAATTCCGCTTTGCCGGCCAGCTCGCTGAGCGAGGATTCGCCGCCGGAGCTGGTGATGATGTTGAGCAGGTCGAAAACTCTCTCGACGGACTGAACACCGCCCGTACTCTTTCCTTCTGTCATTGTGCCTCCTCGTGGTGGTTACCGCGCACTGTGTGGTTCTCCTGGCTGGGCGCCGCATTGGCGCCGTGGTTCCGGCCTCGGTCGCGGTGCGCCGAACCTCCGGCGTGGAAGGCGCCGGGTCGGCAGTCTAAGAATCATATTTCAACAAAGCCTTGTCATGCGTCACATCGTACATTTAGGATTCACTTAATGGAATTGTTTTTCCACAATACGGATTTAGTGCCGGAACCGTCATCCGGTACGTCACGGAAGGAAATATTCAGATATGCCCGCTCCCAGCCCCGGATATTCCATGGTTCTCCGCCTCGAAGCACCCGCTTCGTTCAACTCCACCAGTGAGATCACCGCCGCCGCCTCTGCTGCAGGTGCCCAGGTCACCGCTCTGGACGTCGTGGAGTCACGTCCGGACAACGTGATCGTCGACATCAGTTGCAATGTCTCCAACGCGGCCCACCGCGACGAGGTGCGGGACGCTATCAACAATCTCGACGGCGTCGCGGTCCACCACATCTCCGACCGCACCTTCCTGATTCATTTGGGAGGCAAGATCGAGGTGACCCCGCGCGTTTCTCTCCGCAATCGTGACGATCTGTCGCGCGCCTACACCCCCGGCGTCGCCAGGGTGTGCACCGCGATCCACGAGAATCCGGAAGACGCGCGCAGCCTGACGATCAAACGCAATACCGTCGCTGTGGTTACCGACGGAACCGCGGTGTTGGGTCTCGGCGACATCGGTCCTGCCGCAGCCCTGCCGGTCATGGAAGGCAAAGCCGCCCTCTTCAAGGCGTTCGCCGAGGTCGACGCGTGGCCCGTATGCCTGGACACCAAGGACACCGAAGAGATCATCAGTATCGTCAAGGCCTTGGCGCCGGTCTACGGCGGGGTGAACCTCGAAGACATTGCAGCCCCGCGCTGTTTCGAGATCGAAGCCCGTCTTCGCGAGGAACTGGACATTCCCGTGTTCCACGACGATCAGCACGGCACCGCGATCGTCACCCTGGCGGCTCTGTACAACGCGCTGCGCGAGGTCGACAAGAAGATTGAGGACATCAAAGTCGTCGTCTCAGGCGTTGGCGCCGCAGGAAACGCCATCATCCAGTTGTTGCTCGCCAACGGCGTGGCCAACGTGATCGCCTGTTCCCGCAACGGTGCCATCCACGCCGGCGAGGACTACACCGACCCACACCGAACATGGCTCGCGGAGAACACCAACAAGAACGGATTCAGCGGGTCGCTCAAGGATGCTGTGGCCGACGCGGACGTCTTCATCGGCGTCTCGGCGCCCAACCTTCTGACGGGCGACGACATCGCGACCATGGCCGACGGTGCCATCGTCTTCGCGATGGCCAACCCGGACCCCGAGGTGGACCCGACCGAAGCCGCCGAGCACGCCGCCGTCGTCGCAACCGGCCGCAGCGACTTCCCGAACCAGATCAACAACGTCCTCGCGTTCCCCGGCCTGTTCCGAGGCCTGCTCGATGCAGGAGCGTCAGACATCACTCAGAACATGCTCGTTGCGGCAGCGAAGGCGATTGCCGACTGCGTGGACGAGGAGGAACGGAATCCGAACTTCATCGTTCCAAGCGTCTTCGACCCCAATGTGGCACAGGCCGTGGCCGATGCCGTCGAAACCACCGCACGGGGCGAATCAGGGCGCTGAGACTAGCCCGCCCCAGCCGCCAGCAGATACATCGAGAGCCCAGGAGGCAAACATGACCATCACTCACAACACGCCGGACAATCTGGCCGTCGCGGACGAGATCCTCACCGACGAGGCCCTCGCATTCGTCGAAGCCCTCCACGAGAAGTTCGCAGATCGTCGCGAAGAACTCTTGGGAGCCCGCGAGACGGATCGAGAGAGGGCCGTGGCCCGGGGCTCGTTGGATTTTCCCGAGGAGACGCGTCAAGTCCGCGAGAGCGAGTGGAAAGTGGCTCCGGCACCGGACGCGCTGCGCGATCGCAGGGTCGAGATGACCGGGCCCGCGAGTCCACCCAACATGGCCATCAACGCGCTGAACTCAGGAGCCAAAGTGTGGCTCGCAGATCTTGAAGATGCCGCGAGCCCCAGCTGGTACAACCAGATCGACTCGGTCGCGAACCTGCGCGACGCGGCGCGGGGAACTCTCCGCTTCACCTCGTCGAAGGGCAAAGAGTACACGTTGCGCGAGGACCAGCCCAGAGCCGTGGTCGTTGTCCGCCCACGCGGCTGGCACCTCCCGGAGAAGAACATCACGGTCAATGGAAAGACCGGCTCCGGTTCCCTGACCGACTTCGGGCTGCACTTCTTCCATACCGCGCAACAGCTGCTGGAGAACGGCCACGGGCCGTACTACTACCTGCCCAAAATGGAGTCCTATCTCGAGGCTCGACTCTGGGAGGACGTTTTCACCTTCGCCGAGAAATACCTCGGCCTCGACCACGGCACCATCCGAGCCACGGTTCTCATCGAGACGATTCCCGCCGCGTTCCAGATGGACGAGATCCTCTACGAATTGCGCGATCACGCGTCCGGGCTGAACGCGGGACGCTGGGACTACTTGTTCTCGATCATCAAGTACTTTCGAGACGCCGGTCAGGAGTTCATCCTGGCCGACCGTTCCTCGGTCACCATGACTGCGCCCCTGATGCGTGCGTACACCGATCTGCTCGTGCAGACCTGCCACAAGCGGGGCGCATTCGCAATGGGCGGGATGGCAGCTTTCATTCCGTCCCGCAAGGACGAAGAGGTCAACCGAGCAGCCTTCGAGAAAGTCCGCAACGACAAGACCAGGGAGGCCCACGACGGTTTCGATGGCTCATGGGTCGCGCACCCTGACCTGGTTCCTGTGTGTCAGGAAGTATTCGACGACGTCTTGGGCGAGAAGCCCAATCAGGTGGACCGGCAGCGGCCCGATGTTAAGGTGACCGCCGAGCAACTGTTGGACGTCCCATCCGCAGGGAACCAGCGCACCGAGGCCGAGCTGAACGACAACCTGTACGTCGCGATCCGGTACATCGCGGTGTGGCTTTCCGGCAACGGCGCCGTGGCAATCCACAACCTCATGGAGGATGCCGCCACCGCGGAAATCTCACGCTCCCAGGTCTGGCAGCAGATCAAGAACGGCGTGGTCTATCACGACACAGGCAACACCGCGACTCAGGACCTGGTCTCGACGGCGCTGGACCGACAGCTCGAAGTGCTGCGCGGCGAGATCGATTCCGAGAAATACGAGAAATGGTTCGTGCCAGCGGGCAAGCTGATCCAGGACATGGTCCTGCGCGAGGACTACCCGGACTTCCTGACCCTTCCCGCCTATGAGCTGATGGAAGGGATCAAGTGAGTCGCCGCACCGCCATGGCAGATTCGGAGTCGGACGAGGTAGGCAGCCTCTCTGGGGACTTCACAACACGGGCCGACCATTTGCTCGCGGGCACGGACTTCGATCTGGCCCGTTTCTTCCCGGGCGATTCCGGCACCCGCCAGCCCGTCCACACGTGCTATGTTCCCGCCGACCTGGTCACCGAACGAACCCCCGCCGAGTGGGGGCGCGCAGCTCTACGAGCTGCGGAGGAAGCCGGCGGACTCGAATCCCTGGCCGAACTCGCGGGAATCGACAGGACCCACGCGCGCGACGTCGTCGACCGGGTGGCCGCGAAACTACGGGCTGAACCGATCGAGGACCTTCGTCTGGACCTGGAGGACGGGTTCGGCGACCGACCGGATGCGCAAGAAGATGCCGCGGCCGCAGAAGCGGCTCGGACCGTCGCACGATTCGCGTTCAACCGTCACCACGGTTCGGTCCCGGCCCCAGCATTCACAGGCATCCGCTTCAAGAGTTTCGAGTCGACCACCCGGGCACGAGGACTGAGGTCCCTGGACCTGTTCCTGACCACGTTGGTGCAGTCGGGTGGGCTCGAGGAGGCCGGCGTGAGCGCGGACGGGCTCCCGCCCGGCCTGGTGCTGACGTTGCCCAAAGTATCGAGCGTGGAGCAGGTGCAGGTCATGGTCGAAGCGTGCCAAGCACTCGAGGATGCCTTGGGACTGCCCGCTGGCCGCCTGCACTTCGAGATCCAGATGGAGACCGCACCCATGATCTTGGGTCTGGACGGAAGGTGCCCAATACCGGACATGCTCCATGCGGCCGAAGGACGCGTGACCTCCTTGCACTACGGCACGTACGACTATTCCGCCTCGCTCGGCATATCCGGCGAATTCCAGTCCCTGGATCACCCGGCCGCCGACTACGCCAAAGCAGTCATGCAAGTGGCCGTGGCCGGAACCGGTGTACATCTTTCGGACGGCTCGACCAACCAATTGCCGGTGGGCGAGGCCGACCAACGCAGGCAGGCCTGGGCCCTGCACGCGCGCCTGGTCCGCCGCTCACTCGAGCGCGGCTATTACCAAGGCTGGGACTTGCACGCCTATCAATTGCCCACGCGCTTCCTCGCCAACTACGGGTTCTATCGGGAAGCATTCGCCGACGCCCTCCGACGCCTCGTGGCCTATGCCGGACGGTCCGTCCCCGGCATCCAGGCGGCGGACGTCGCCGATGAACCGGCGACCGCGCGAGCACTTGCTGTCTATGTACGGCGGGGGCTCCTCTGCGGCGCGGTGAGCGAGGACGAGCTGCGTGAGGTCGGACTTGATTCAGAGACGCTCCGTTCCGCCGCCTCCCCGGGTTCCGAAGAGGCACCACAGACAGGAGTAGCACGATGACCGATCGCAATTACTGGGCAACCCGAGGAGGCCATCCTCCCCAAACCGATCTCCTGACCGACCGGGCCATGTTCCGGGAATCCTATGCTGTCATCCCCCGCGGTACCCAACGCGATATCGTCGCCTCCGTCCTGCCGTTCTGGGACAAGACACGCCTGTGGGTTCTTGCGCGACCACTCACGGGATTTGCCGAGACGTTCTCCCAATACCTAGTGGAGGTCTCTCCCGGGGGCGGATCGGACCGGCCAGAAGAAGACGTTGATGCCGAAGCCGTCTTGTTCCTCATGGAAGGCAATCTCGAGCTGTCACTTGCAGACGGACGCCACGCGCTGAACTCGGGCGGTTACGCATTCATCTCTCCGGGCGAAACATGGGCGGCTCACAATCGCGGCACCGATGCGGCGCGCTTCATGTGGATCCGCAAACGGTATCAAGAGGTTCCAGGGATCGAGAGGCCGACGTCGTTCGTGACCAACGAGCAGGACATTGACCCCACACCGATGCCGGGCACAGAGGGACGCTGGGCCACGACCCGTTTCGTGGACCCAAAGGATATGCGACATGACATGCATGTAACCATCGTGACGTTCCAACCAGGCGGAATCATCCCGTTCGCGGAAACCCATGTGATGGAACACGGTCTCTACGTGCTCGAGGGACAAGCCGTCTACCGACTCAACGAAGACTGGGTCGAGGTTCAAGAGGGTGATTTCATGTGGTTACGGGCGTTCTGTCCGCAGGCCTGTTATGCCGGTGGCCCCAAGCCTTTCCGTTACCTCCTGTACAAAGACGTCAACCGTCACGCGCCCCTCACCCTGGGAGGCCACACGGGCCGCTGAGCTCACGATGGTCATCCCGGACAGCCCACGCACCACTCCAACGCCGTCGTCGGGCAGCACACGTCGCTGCCCCACGGCGGCGTCGTGCTTTAAGAGGCTCCGTCCTCAGTGATCCCGCACTGAAGAAAATCCACAAGGACGGTCGAGATTATTCGGTTGACGCACGTCACATCGTAACCTAGGGTTTTCATACAACAGAAGTTAGATTCCGTATCCCGAAAGTTTGGATTCGACGGAGATCCCTACCGCACAGGAGGAACACCGTGAACTACACCGTCAACGCGTCGATCTTGCTGACCGACCTACCCCTCAAGGATCGCCCGCAGGCCGTAGCCGACGCCGGATTCACCCGCGCCGAGTTCTGGTGGCCATTCCCGACACCGACGCCCTCGAATTCCGAGATCGACGAGTTCGTGAATTCCCTCGAAGCCGCAGGGGTTCAGCTGACCGGCCTGAACTTCTACGCGGGCGACATGCCCGGAGGCGAGCGCGGCGTCCTGTCCCAGCCCGCACGGGCCGAAGAGTTCCGCGCCAATATCGAACCTGTCCTGAAGATTGCCCGAGCAACCGGGTGCACAGCGTTCAACGCGCTGTACGGCAACCGCGTGGACGGCGAGAATCCGGCCGCCCAGGATCGCTTGGGCGTCGAGAATCTGCGGCAGGCGGCGGACGCCGTGGCCCAGATCGACGGTGTTGTCCTGCTCGAACCGGTCTCCGGCACCGATGCGTACCCGCTCAAGACAGCGGCGGATGCGCTGTCCATCATCGAGAAGGCCGGACGAGACAACATCAGGCTGCTCGCGGACTTCTACCACCTGGCCGCCAACGGCGACGACGTCGCGAAGGTCGTCGAGGAGCACGCCGCGGACTTCGGTCACATCCAGATCGCGGACCACCCGGGCCGCAATGAGCCGGGCACGGGGAAGCTGCCCCTTGAAAAGTGGCTCGAGCGCTCCGCCGAGCTCGGCTACGACGGCGTCGTCGGCCTGGAGTACAAGGCATCCCACAACGACCCGTTTGCGTGGTTGCCGCGCGAAAGCCGGGCCTGAACCTTCGAACCCTCAACCGACACCGCAGAACCTTTAAGGAGAACGATATGACCAAGATTGCAGTCATCGGATTGGGCATCATGGGCCTCCCCATGGCGAAGAACCTCGTGAACGCTGGGCACGACGTCGTCGGCTACAACCGCTCCCCCGAGAAAGCCGAGAAATTGGCCCAGGCCGGAGGAGCCGCCGCAGATTCCGTAGCCAAGGCGGTTGCGGGAGCCGAGGTGGTCATCACCATGGTCCCGGACTCCCCCGACGTCCAGAGCGTCGTCGAGGGCGATGACGGTGTGTTCGCCCACGCGGCTCAGGGCGCGCTGTGGATTGACGCCTCGACGATCCGTCCGGATGTGGCCGGCTACCTGGCCCACGCGGCCCGCGAGGCCGGCCTGCGCCCGTTGGATGCCCCGGTCTCCGGAGGTGAACAGGGCGCGGTCGACGGGGTTCTGTCCATCATGGTCGGCGGCGAGGAGACCGACTTCGAGGCTGCCCAAGAGGTCCTCAATGTGGTCGGCAAAACGATCGTGCATGTTGGTCCCTCGGGTTCAGGACAGACCGTCAAGGCCGCCAATCAGCTGATCGTGGCCGGCAACATCGAGCTGCTGGCCGAAGCTGTGGTCTTCCTCGAGGCCTACGGCGTGGACACGGACGCCGCACTGAGGGTACTCGGCGGCGGTCTGGCGGGCTCGAAGGTCTTGGACCAGAAGGGCCAGAAAATGCTGGACCGCAACTTCGATCCCGGATTCCGTCTGGCCCTCCACAACAAGGACATGGGCATCGTCACGGCCGCGGCTCGAGAGGCTGGCGTGACCATTCCCCTCGGCGGTCTCGTGGCCCAATTGGTCACCGCCCTGGTCGCGCGGGGCGACGGAAGCCTGGACCACTCGGGGCTGTTCCGACTCGCCAACGAATTATCAGGCCGCGACAAGAAGTAGTCCCGACGCCTGCGGGCTGCGGGGAACTGAACAGAATTCAAGGAGAACATCATGAGCAAGATGCGTACGGTGGACGCCATCGTCTTGATCCTCGAGAAGGAGAACGCGACCGAAGCGTTCGGTCTGCCCGGCGCGGCGATCAACCCTCTTTATTCAGCGATGCGCGCCCACGGCGGTATCCGCCACACCCTGGCCCGCCACGTCGAGGGTGCCTCCCACATGGCCGAGGGTTACACTCGCGCGGCTGCGGGCAACATCGGCGTCTGCATCGGCACCTCCGGGCCGGCAGGAACGGACATGATCACGGGGATGTATTCGGCATCGGCCGACTCGATTCCGATTCTGTGCATCACCGGGCAGGCTCCGGTCGCCAAGCTGCACAAGGAGGACTTCCAGGCGGTCGACATTTCGTCCATCGCCGAACCGGTCACCAAGATGGCCATGACCGTCTTGGAGCCCGGGCAGATCCCTGGCGCGTTCCAAAAAGCTTTCTATCTGATGCGTTCGGGCCGGCCCGGTCCGGTTCTGCTCGATCTTCCTCTGGACGTTCAGCAGGCGGAAATCGAATTCGACATCGACCTGTACGAACCGATGCAGGCCAGCCGTCCGGCGGCAACCCGCGCCCAGGCCGAAAAGGCCCTGGACATGCTTTTCGCTTCCGAGCATCCTCTGATTGTCGCAGGTGGCGGGATCATCAACGCCAATGCCTCTGACAAGCTCGTGGAGCTCGCCGAGCTGTTGAGCGTGCCGGTGGTCCCCACCCTCATGGGCTGGGGAACCATGCCGGACGACCATCCCCTGATGGCCGGCATGGTCGGGA
This region includes:
- a CDS encoding aldolase; amino-acid sequence: MADSESDEVGSLSGDFTTRADHLLAGTDFDLARFFPGDSGTRQPVHTCYVPADLVTERTPAEWGRAALRAAEEAGGLESLAELAGIDRTHARDVVDRVAAKLRAEPIEDLRLDLEDGFGDRPDAQEDAAAAEAARTVARFAFNRHHGSVPAPAFTGIRFKSFESTTRARGLRSLDLFLTTLVQSGGLEEAGVSADGLPPGLVLTLPKVSSVEQVQVMVEACQALEDALGLPAGRLHFEIQMETAPMILGLDGRCPIPDMLHAAEGRVTSLHYGTYDYSASLGISGEFQSLDHPAADYAKAVMQVAVAGTGVHLSDGSTNQLPVGEADQRRQAWALHARLVRRSLERGYYQGWDLHAYQLPTRFLANYGFYREAFADALRRLVAYAGRSVPGIQAADVADEPATARALAVYVRRGLLCGAVSEDELREVGLDSETLRSAASPGSEEAPQTGVAR
- a CDS encoding NAD-dependent malic enzyme yields the protein MPAPSPGYSMVLRLEAPASFNSTSEITAAASAAGAQVTALDVVESRPDNVIVDISCNVSNAAHRDEVRDAINNLDGVAVHHISDRTFLIHLGGKIEVTPRVSLRNRDDLSRAYTPGVARVCTAIHENPEDARSLTIKRNTVAVVTDGTAVLGLGDIGPAAALPVMEGKAALFKAFAEVDAWPVCLDTKDTEEIISIVKALAPVYGGVNLEDIAAPRCFEIEARLREELDIPVFHDDQHGTAIVTLAALYNALREVDKKIEDIKVVVSGVGAAGNAIIQLLLANGVANVIACSRNGAIHAGEDYTDPHRTWLAENTNKNGFSGSLKDAVADADVFIGVSAPNLLTGDDIATMADGAIVFAMANPDPEVDPTEAAEHAAVVATGRSDFPNQINNVLAFPGLFRGLLDAGASDITQNMLVAAAKAIADCVDEEERNPNFIVPSVFDPNVAQAVADAVETTARGESGR
- the aceB gene encoding malate synthase A gives rise to the protein MTITHNTPDNLAVADEILTDEALAFVEALHEKFADRREELLGARETDRERAVARGSLDFPEETRQVRESEWKVAPAPDALRDRRVEMTGPASPPNMAINALNSGAKVWLADLEDAASPSWYNQIDSVANLRDAARGTLRFTSSKGKEYTLREDQPRAVVVVRPRGWHLPEKNITVNGKTGSGSLTDFGLHFFHTAQQLLENGHGPYYYLPKMESYLEARLWEDVFTFAEKYLGLDHGTIRATVLIETIPAAFQMDEILYELRDHASGLNAGRWDYLFSIIKYFRDAGQEFILADRSSVTMTAPLMRAYTDLLVQTCHKRGAFAMGGMAAFIPSRKDEEVNRAAFEKVRNDKTREAHDGFDGSWVAHPDLVPVCQEVFDDVLGEKPNQVDRQRPDVKVTAEQLLDVPSAGNQRTEAELNDNLYVAIRYIAVWLSGNGAVAIHNLMEDAATAEISRSQVWQQIKNGVVYHDTGNTATQDLVSTALDRQLEVLRGEIDSEKYEKWFVPAGKLIQDMVLREDYPDFLTLPAYELMEGIK
- the uraH gene encoding hydroxyisourate hydrolase, whose translation is MSFISAHVLDSVHGCPAAGIAVTLLEGSGEKIATATTNEDGRVNDLGPETLESGHYRIIFATEPYFSGLGLETFYPFVAVDFTVQKQQGHYHVPLLLSPYAYSTYRGS
- the pucL gene encoding factor-independent urate hydroxylase, producing the protein MTNVVLGKNQYGKAENHVVRVNRATDRHTLRDLVVTSQLRGDFEAVHTEGDNAHCVATDTQKNTVFALAQKHDIKSPEEFLSTLSDHFTSGFDWVSGGRWAAEEHLWNRINDHDHCFVQNKDEVRTAVVVTDGEKKTVISGFKDLTVLKSTESGFVGYPKDEFTTLKETDDRVLSTDIATRWRYNTTEVDFDATYEDVKNIILDKFTDHYSRALQETLYLMGKAVIEAHPEIDEIKFSCPNKHHFVYDLSFCGEENSNETHYAADRPYGLIEATVQRQGAPEDENAWFGIAGFC
- a CDS encoding nucleobase:cation symporter-2 family protein encodes the protein MSSKVTAEERPRPEDKYLGLGPSFGYGFQHVLTMYGGIIAPPLIVGGAAGLSGSEQALLVACCLFIGGLATLLQSFGIKFFGSQLPLVQGTSFASVATMTAIVSGDGGIQAVFGAVMISAFIGFLITPFFARIIRFFPPVVTGVVITTIGLSLFPTAVQWAMGGADVEATGDAPTIVKNVCLAGGTLLIILLLSKVGSAAISRLSILLGIVLGTVLAVVLGMADFSAIGDGAIFAFPQPFAFGLPTFDLAAVVSMTIVMLVILTETTADILAVGEIVNSKVDRRRIGDGLRADMGASFIAPIFNGFTQSAFAQNVGLVAITGVKSRFVVTAGGAIMLVLGLLPILGRVVSAVPPPVLGGAGIVLFGTVAASGIRTLSTVKYEGTSNLIIVSASLGVGLLPVVKPDIYSGFPSWFETIFHSGISSAAVVAVLLNLLFNELKFGNPPAGEGSVFASAPPRYVPFEALEQLRGRLHEGDVVKDGKILDADGNEVPCITASGQVVDAPAMDNITEAASEEH
- a CDS encoding IclR family transcriptional regulator — encoded protein: MTEGKSTGGVQSVERVFDLLNIITSSGGESSLSELAGKAELPLPTIHRLLRTLVYLGYVRQLPNRSYALGPGLIRLGYTASLQLGAYAQPVLKKLVDRLGESANMAVLDGHMVVYVGQAQSSHSMRMFTEVGRRAHTHDTGVGKAILATLPESQVISIVSTMGMPTPTKKSLGTMDELLADLAKIRERGYAIDDEEQEIGVRCFSMALPEAPTPTAISVSGPVSRVDWDFGERAVPLLRDAAQELSSQFAQSR
- a CDS encoding bifunctional allantoicase/(S)-ureidoglycine aminohydrolase: MTDRNYWATRGGHPPQTDLLTDRAMFRESYAVIPRGTQRDIVASVLPFWDKTRLWVLARPLTGFAETFSQYLVEVSPGGGSDRPEEDVDAEAVLFLMEGNLELSLADGRHALNSGGYAFISPGETWAAHNRGTDAARFMWIRKRYQEVPGIERPTSFVTNEQDIDPTPMPGTEGRWATTRFVDPKDMRHDMHVTIVTFQPGGIIPFAETHVMEHGLYVLEGQAVYRLNEDWVEVQEGDFMWLRAFCPQACYAGGPKPFRYLLYKDVNRHAPLTLGGHTGR